The Maniola hyperantus chromosome 12, iAphHyp1.2, whole genome shotgun sequence genome has a segment encoding these proteins:
- the LOC138403070 gene encoding uncharacterized protein → MTDSQEEFTYKHYYYPLNVPDDQDASDSTLNNKKTASKRSKPTEQNNIDVFFEKPKKKRRTTISSSVAQATDGGLSYISSNDGDGVSASHLIKIDVYDMKNLEGVLPIDYWKYADLRLKYYVKSDADKFYHSTRDIIYNITKQIAGRHDCKKYFIDRDNKQ, encoded by the exons ATGACG GACTCACAGGAAGAATTCACTTACAAGCATTACTACTATCCACTCAATGTGCCAGATGATCAAGATGCGAGTGATTccacattaaataataaaaagactgCTTCAAAAAGGAGCAAACCAACGGAGCAAAACAATATAGATGTATTTTTcgaaaaaccaaagaaaaaGAGGAGAACTACTATTTCGTCATCGGTAGCTCAAGCGACTGATGGAGGTCTATCCTATATCTCATCCAATGATGGTGATGGTGTCAGTGCAAGTCATCTCATCAAAATAGATGTCTATGACATGAAGAATCTGGAAGGGGTTTTACCTATTGATTACTGGAAATATGCAGATTTACGATTAAAGTACTACGTGAAATCAGACGCTGATAAATTTTATCACAGCACGCGAGATATTATTTACAACATAACAAAGCAGATCGCAGGAAGACAtgattgtaaaaaatattttatcgacaGAGATAACAAGCAATAA